A genomic window from Emys orbicularis isolate rEmyOrb1 chromosome 24, rEmyOrb1.hap1, whole genome shotgun sequence includes:
- the SLC39A3 gene encoding zinc transporter ZIP3, with translation MNIKAVKVLCLLGVFFLMLLGSLLPVKIIEADYEKAHRSRKVIALCNSFGGGVFLATCFNALLPAVREKLQEVLKLGKVTTDYPLAETIMLLGFFMTVFVEQLILTFRKEKPSFIDLETFNAGSDVGSDSEYESPFIASSRGRTLYHEHSHHSHSHGLNVQELSQSSPLRLFSLVFALSAHSIFEGLALGLQEEGNKVMSLFLGVAIHETLVAVALGISMAKISLTLKDAAKLALTVSLMIPLGIGIGMGIESAQNVASSVASVLLQGIAAGTFLFVTFFEILAKELEDKNDRLLKVLFLVLGYTALALLVFFKW, from the exons ATGAATATCAAAGCAGTCAAAGTTCTCTGTCTGCTGGGGGTCTTTTTCCTCATGCTGCTTGGGTCCCTCCTGCCCGTCAAGATAATAGAAGCGGATTATGAGAAAGCTCATCGCTCCAGAAAGGTCATTGCCCTCTGCAATTCCTTCGGAGGAGGGGTCTTCCTGGCCACCTGCTTCAACGCCTTGCTCCCCGCCGTACGAGAAAAG CTTCAAGAAGTTCTCAAGCTTGGGAAGGTGACCACAGACTACCCCCTGGCCGAGACCATCATGCTGCTGGGCTTCTTTATGACTGTCTTTGTGGAGCAGCTCATCCTGACCTTTCGGAAGGAGAAGCCTTCCTTCATCGACTTGGAGACCTTCAACGCCGGCTCAGACGTCGGGAGCGACTCAGAATATGAGAGCCCCTTCATAGCATCTTCCAGAGGGCGCACGCTTTACCATGAGCACAGCCACCACTCCCACAGCCATGGCTTGAACGTCCAGGAGCTTTCCCAATCCAGCCCCTTGCGGCTCTTCAGCCTGGTGTTTGCCTTGTCTGCCCACTCCATCTTTGAGGGCCTGGCCCTGGGCCTCCAGGAGGAAGGAAACAAAGTCATGAGTCTGTTCTTGGGCGTGGCCATCCACGAGACGCTGGTGGCTGTGGCACTGGGCATCAGCATGGCTAAGATCTCATTAACACTGAAGGACGCTGCCAAGCTAGCACTTACGGTGAGTTTGATGATTCCTTTGGGCATTGGGATCGGCATGGGCATCGAGAGCGCCCAGAACGTGGCCAGCAGCGTGGCTTCTGTGCTCTTACAGGGCATTGCTGCGGGAACTTTCTTGTTCGTCACCTTCTTTGAGATCCTGGCAAAGGAACTGGAAGATAAGAATGATCGCCTGCTGAAGGTCCTCTTCCTGGTCTTGGGCTACACGGCCTTGGCGTTGCTCGTCTTTTTCAAGTGGTGA